A single window of Verrucomicrobiota bacterium DNA harbors:
- a CDS encoding NADH-quinone oxidoreductase subunit C: MGAHKILNQLKEKFGGAIPRADMPGPGRLFLYVETAALKEICRFLFRDMDARYVTSIGSDDRPVSGKFLVAHHFAFDRLHLLCSVLTYLPGDQPRVDSISDIVPAANWAEREFRDLLGIEPVGHKYPKRLVLPDGWPEGNHPLRKDVRWDFVPPEFNDENEFKFDEPPAGCVVVPFGPFHPTLDEPTHFRLYVDGEMVRGCEYRGFMAHRGIEKLGESVLTYNEIPMAAERICGICGCVHNVAYAQAVEEAAAIKPPPRAEYIRTIMLEIERLHSHLLWVGLACHIVGFDTLFMQSFRIREPIMWIAEKISGNRKTYALCVIGGVRWDFTPALKMELRAVLDKLEAEWRSVVAAVSKDRNIQRRTAGVGIATPELVKNAALIGPVARASGADIDCRRDHPYAAYDRVEFNVITEQGGDVWSRILVRMKEVFETIKIIRQCLEKMEDGPIQLALTEELPVGRLGMSSVEAPRGESHHFIITGENNRPRRWRVRAPTYQNLQGIPAMIKDQQLADMTISLGSIDPCFSCTDRMEIVDLRSGEHRMCTQEELIRRANETRAARGNLNPGI; encoded by the coding sequence ATGGGAGCACATAAAATCCTGAATCAGTTGAAGGAGAAATTCGGCGGGGCCATCCCCCGGGCGGACATGCCCGGCCCCGGCCGCCTGTTCCTCTATGTCGAGACCGCCGCCCTCAAGGAAATCTGCCGCTTCCTGTTTCGGGATATGGACGCGCGCTACGTCACCAGCATTGGCTCGGACGATCGTCCGGTCTCTGGCAAATTCCTCGTCGCCCACCATTTCGCCTTCGACCGCCTGCATCTCCTGTGCAGCGTGCTGACCTATCTCCCCGGCGACCAGCCGCGCGTGGATAGCATCTCGGACATCGTGCCCGCCGCCAACTGGGCCGAGCGCGAATTCCGCGATCTGCTGGGCATCGAACCGGTCGGACATAAATATCCCAAGCGCCTCGTGCTGCCGGACGGCTGGCCCGAGGGCAATCATCCCCTGCGCAAGGATGTGCGCTGGGATTTCGTGCCGCCGGAGTTCAACGACGAGAACGAATTCAAGTTCGACGAACCGCCCGCCGGCTGCGTGGTGGTCCCGTTCGGCCCGTTTCATCCCACCCTGGATGAGCCCACCCACTTCCGCCTGTACGTGGATGGCGAGATGGTGCGCGGCTGCGAATACCGGGGGTTCATGGCCCATCGCGGCATCGAGAAGCTCGGCGAAAGCGTGCTGACCTACAACGAAATTCCCATGGCAGCGGAGCGCATCTGCGGCATCTGCGGCTGCGTGCATAACGTCGCTTACGCGCAGGCAGTGGAAGAAGCCGCTGCCATCAAGCCCCCGCCGCGCGCCGAGTACATCCGCACGATCATGCTCGAAATCGAGCGCCTGCACAGCCATCTGCTGTGGGTCGGGCTGGCCTGCCACATCGTCGGCTTTGACACCCTGTTCATGCAGAGTTTTCGCATCCGCGAGCCCATCATGTGGATCGCGGAAAAAATCAGCGGCAACCGCAAAACCTACGCCCTGTGCGTCATCGGCGGAGTGCGCTGGGATTTCACCCCCGCGCTGAAAATGGAATTGCGCGCTGTACTGGACAAGCTCGAAGCCGAGTGGCGCAGCGTCGTGGCCGCCGTCTCCAAGGACCGCAACATCCAACGCCGCACTGCCGGCGTGGGCATTGCCACTCCCGAGCTGGTAAAGAACGCAGCGCTCATCGGACCGGTCGCGCGCGCCTCGGGCGCGGATATTGATTGCCGGCGTGACCATCCGTACGCGGCCTATGACCGCGTCGAATTCAACGTCATCACCGAGCAAGGCGGCGACGTCTGGTCTCGGATACTCGTGCGCATGAAGGAAGTCTTCGAGACCATCAAAATCATCCGGCAATGCCTAGAGAAGATGGAAGATGGCCCCATCCAACTCGCCCTCACCGAAGAATTGCCGGTGGGCCGCCTGGGCATGTCCTCCGTGGAAGCGCCACGCGGCGAGTCCCATCACTTTATCATCACCGGCGAGAACAACCGACCGCGCCGCTGGCGGGTGCGTGCTCCCACCTACCAGAATTTGCAGGGCATCCCGGCAATGATCAAAGACCAGCAACTGGCGGACATGACCATTTCGCTCGGCAGCATTGATCCCTGTTTTTCCTGCACAGACCGCATGGAAATTGTGGACCTGCGCTCCGGTGAACACCGCATGTGCACCCAGGAAGAACTGATCCGCCGGGCCAATGAAACCCGTGCTGCGCGCGGCAATCTGAACCCTGGAATTTAA
- a CDS encoding complex I subunit 1 family protein — MTGKILLAILAGLANVLIVLLLAPLFEGILRKVTAKLQSRQGPPIRQPYFDLLKLLGKEDIESGEVPLMQRFAVYLSLGTILTVAWLVPMGASAPLNDASDVVLLVYLLALCGISTMLAGLAAGSTYSLLGISREMMSVITLEPLFVIAVVIGSTHVGSLRLDTVFSGSVYAASHFPWSGLIMLAVMLLSFQAFVQRIPFDTAEAETELMEGPMMEYSGPKLALLKYAQMAKLVIYSALFVALFFPWGQGWMFPLNVVWFWAKVFLLVILVTLVAATHARYRIDQVIRYYAVLVVIALFALLLAGLGY; from the coding sequence ATGACCGGAAAAATTCTTTTGGCCATCCTGGCGGGCCTGGCAAACGTACTGATCGTCCTGCTGCTCGCACCGCTGTTCGAGGGCATCCTGCGCAAAGTGACTGCCAAGCTCCAATCCCGCCAGGGGCCGCCAATTCGCCAGCCATACTTCGACCTGCTAAAATTATTGGGCAAGGAGGATATTGAATCCGGGGAAGTGCCCCTGATGCAGCGGTTCGCGGTCTATCTGTCGCTGGGAACCATACTCACCGTGGCATGGCTGGTGCCCATGGGAGCATCCGCACCATTGAATGACGCCAGCGACGTGGTGCTGCTGGTGTACCTGCTGGCGCTGTGCGGTATTTCGACGATGTTGGCGGGACTGGCGGCGGGGTCCACTTACTCACTACTCGGCATCAGCCGCGAGATGATGAGCGTCATCACTCTGGAACCCCTCTTCGTCATCGCCGTCGTCATCGGCTCCACTCATGTCGGCTCGTTGCGCCTGGATACCGTGTTCAGCGGCTCGGTCTATGCCGCCAGCCATTTCCCATGGTCGGGACTGATCATGCTGGCCGTGATGCTGCTCTCCTTCCAGGCGTTCGTCCAACGCATCCCCTTCGATACCGCCGAGGCGGAAACCGAACTGATGGAAGGGCCGATGATGGAATACTCCGGCCCCAAGCTGGCCCTGCTGAAATACGCGCAGATGGCCAAGTTGGTCATCTACAGTGCGCTGTTCGTTGCGCTGTTCTTCCCATGGGGGCAGGGTTGGATGTTTCCGCTAAACGTCGTTTGGTTCTGGGCCAAGGTCTTCCTGCTGGTGATCCTCGTCACCCTGGTCGCCGCCACGCACGCGCGCTACCGCATTGATCAAGTGATCCGCTACTACGCCGTGCTCGTCGTCATTGCCCTGTTCGCCCTGCTCTTGGCCGGGTTGGGGTATTGA
- a CDS encoding 4Fe-4S dicluster domain-containing protein, which translates to MRARIIAQADVMKIVDLLRQEHEVIAPFVGHGRDSYFDVVTDANQNQIQLHLANPYHPPKRFVFPQIERLFRFQKTDGKISVEPNYDERKRAIFGIRSCDVAGIQHLDRFFLGRDFRDVYYEKRRQNLFLVNMVCTDTAVDINDECYCLCSDTGPAARDHFDLQLMDLGQGEFMAVAGSAKGETLFADPIFKPGTPQHVERRRVILEEVRKRFKVTTGWFSATVRYISQGKILEKTWGEIGNRCLECGGCTYVCPACTCFTVSDRKVGNSGEVERMRLWDACALGGFTRMAGGFNPRRAVHDRRNRRVFRKLAHYFIQRELSMACVGCGRCAAVCHGDVGMPSVVEMIRRATAEQDKPDSMKVANST; encoded by the coding sequence ATGCGAGCCCGAATCATTGCCCAAGCCGACGTGATGAAGATTGTGGATCTGCTCCGCCAGGAACACGAGGTCATCGCGCCCTTTGTCGGCCACGGGCGCGACAGCTATTTCGACGTCGTCACCGACGCGAATCAAAACCAGATCCAGCTTCATCTCGCCAATCCCTACCATCCGCCCAAGCGGTTCGTCTTCCCGCAGATCGAACGGCTGTTCCGTTTTCAAAAGACGGACGGCAAAATCAGCGTGGAACCCAACTACGACGAGCGGAAGCGCGCCATCTTCGGCATCCGCTCCTGCGACGTCGCCGGCATTCAGCATCTTGACCGCTTCTTTCTGGGACGCGACTTCCGGGATGTCTATTACGAGAAGCGCCGCCAAAACCTGTTCCTGGTGAACATGGTGTGCACGGACACCGCGGTGGATATCAACGACGAATGCTATTGCCTGTGTTCCGATACCGGCCCGGCGGCCCGCGATCATTTTGACCTGCAATTGATGGATCTCGGGCAGGGCGAATTCATGGCGGTAGCTGGCAGCGCGAAAGGCGAGACGCTCTTTGCCGACCCGATTTTCAAACCGGGCACTCCCCAACACGTTGAGCGCCGGCGCGTCATTCTGGAGGAAGTGCGCAAGCGGTTCAAGGTCACCACCGGCTGGTTCTCCGCCACCGTCCGGTACATCAGCCAGGGAAAAATCCTGGAAAAAACCTGGGGGGAAATTGGCAACCGTTGCCTGGAATGTGGCGGCTGCACCTACGTCTGCCCCGCCTGCACCTGTTTCACCGTGTCCGATCGCAAAGTCGGGAACAGCGGCGAAGTGGAGCGCATGCGCCTGTGGGACGCCTGCGCACTAGGCGGCTTCACGCGCATGGCGGGCGGGTTCAACCCGCGCCGCGCCGTGCATGACCGCCGCAACCGCCGGGTGTTCCGAAAACTGGCGCATTATTTCATCCAGCGCGAGCTATCCATGGCCTGCGTGGGCTGCGGGCGCTGCGCCGCCGTATGCCACGGGGATGTCGGCATGCCCAGCGTGGTCGAGATGATCCGCCGCGCCACCGCCGAACAAGATAAACCTGACTCCATGAAAGTGGCCAACTCAACCTGA
- a CDS encoding hydrogenase maturation protease has protein sequence MNNLHEQLEALLAQRTCVIGLGNAGYGDDAIGVRLAETLSEAGREDVCIAGTSPERWLPRLAEDGFAHLLLVDTVDFGGNPGDVVLLDSAGIQNRYPQVSTHKLSLGLLARMVESQSRCRVWLLGIQPQSLQVDAGLSPALQTTLESLLVLMQNHKILA, from the coding sequence ATGAACAACCTCCACGAACAACTCGAAGCCCTGCTGGCACAACGCACTTGCGTCATTGGCCTGGGCAATGCCGGGTACGGCGACGACGCCATTGGCGTGCGTCTGGCGGAGACGTTGAGCGAGGCGGGGCGAGAGGATGTCTGCATCGCGGGTACCAGCCCGGAACGCTGGTTGCCGCGCCTGGCCGAGGATGGCTTTGCACACCTGCTGTTGGTGGACACCGTGGACTTCGGCGGCAATCCGGGCGATGTGGTCTTGCTGGACAGCGCCGGCATCCAAAACCGCTATCCGCAGGTATCCACCCATAAACTTTCCCTCGGATTGCTGGCGCGCATGGTGGAATCACAAAGTCGTTGCCGGGTCTGGTTGCTCGGCATTCAGCCGCAGTCGCTGCAGGTGGACGCCGGACTATCCCCTGCTCTGCAAACCACATTGGAATCACTGCTCGTTCTGATGCAGAACCATAAAATTTTAGCATGA
- a CDS encoding ABC transporter ATP-binding protein: protein MDALIELKGARKEFGARVAVAGLDLAVQRGEIFGLLGHNGAGKSTAIGMMLGQVWPTAGEVRLFGQDVSARRQLALQKVGAIFETPVFYDYLSGWRNLEILSHYTGPTEPKRMAEVVEWVGLTGREHARVSTYSHGMRARLAVAQALLPNPELLILDEPSDGLDPEGIHEMRLTIQRLCRELGLTILLSSHLLNEVEQLCTRIAVLNQGRKVFDGALAQAIQQRNWFSLRTDEFENAVAALRTAGLVEEARDGRYIALANGVASDQVVRWLVQHDRPVHEIVREEQTLENFYLTLMRQGREAGPEGKI, encoded by the coding sequence AGGCGCGCGCAAGGAATTTGGCGCACGGGTGGCCGTGGCGGGGCTGGATCTGGCCGTGCAGCGCGGTGAAATTTTCGGATTGCTTGGCCATAACGGAGCCGGAAAAAGCACGGCCATCGGGATGATGCTGGGCCAGGTGTGGCCCACCGCCGGGGAAGTGCGTCTCTTTGGCCAGGACGTTTCCGCCCGCCGCCAACTCGCCTTGCAAAAGGTGGGCGCCATTTTTGAAACGCCGGTCTTTTACGATTACCTCAGCGGTTGGCGGAACCTGGAGATTCTCAGCCACTACACCGGGCCCACCGAACCCAAGCGCATGGCCGAGGTGGTCGAGTGGGTGGGTTTGACTGGCCGGGAACACGCGCGGGTCAGCACGTATTCGCACGGCATGAGAGCGCGCCTGGCGGTGGCGCAGGCGTTATTGCCCAATCCGGAATTATTGATTCTGGACGAGCCCAGCGACGGACTGGATCCCGAGGGTATTCATGAAATGCGGCTGACCATTCAGCGGCTTTGCCGGGAACTGGGCCTCACCATCCTGCTATCCTCGCACTTGCTCAATGAAGTCGAACAACTTTGCACCCGCATTGCCGTGCTGAACCAGGGGCGGAAGGTCTTCGATGGCGCGCTGGCTCAGGCGATCCAGCAGCGGAACTGGTTTTCCTTGCGCACCGATGAGTTTGAAAACGCCGTGGCGGCGTTGCGTACGGCGGGTTTGGTGGAGGAGGCGCGGGATGGCCGTTATATTGCCTTGGCGAACGGCGTGGCGAGCGACCAAGTGGTGCGCTGGCTGGTTCAACACGACCGCCCGGTCCATGAAATCGTCCGCGAGGAACAGACCTTGGAAAATTTCTATCTGACGCTCATGCGGCAAGGGCGCGAGGCCGGGCCGGAGGGGAAAATATAA
- a CDS encoding ABC transporter permease subunit, whose protein sequence is MFFAQLKNELRKLFGKKRTYIGFGMFFLAQNAVSISFKLTTASQKVAKFLDDNGYFGQSFITTLTIAVIMMLLIAIFLLPLYAALVGGDLVAKEVEDGTMRMILSRPISRFRLLLVKWLAGIIFCVTLVLVLAVFGLLSARVWFPWGGMFVMAPEHNIFSLFDANAGLGRYCLAHVFLVAEAGSILTLAFMFSCFNIKPAAATILAMSIMLISFILQQIPYFRDYQNWMFTYHLNIWILIFDQHIPWWRIGQSLSLLTAFNLTFFIIGASVFHVRDVKS, encoded by the coding sequence ATGTTCTTTGCCCAATTAAAAAACGAGCTACGCAAACTCTTCGGCAAAAAACGCACCTACATTGGGTTTGGCATGTTTTTCCTGGCGCAAAATGCCGTCAGCATCTCATTCAAGCTGACCACCGCCAGCCAGAAGGTTGCCAAATTTTTGGATGACAACGGTTATTTTGGCCAATCGTTCATCACCACCCTGACCATCGCGGTCATCATGATGTTGTTGATCGCCATCTTCCTGCTGCCGCTGTATGCCGCGCTGGTCGGGGGCGACCTGGTGGCCAAGGAGGTCGAGGATGGCACCATGCGCATGATTCTTTCGCGCCCCATTTCCCGTTTTCGCCTGCTGCTGGTCAAATGGCTGGCCGGCATCATTTTTTGCGTGACGCTGGTGCTGGTGCTGGCCGTGTTCGGGCTGCTCTCGGCCCGGGTCTGGTTCCCGTGGGGTGGCATGTTTGTAATGGCCCCGGAACACAACATCTTCAGCCTCTTTGATGCCAACGCCGGCCTGGGACGCTATTGCCTGGCCCATGTATTCTTGGTGGCGGAGGCCGGCTCGATTTTGACCCTGGCCTTCATGTTCTCCTGTTTCAACATCAAACCCGCCGCCGCCACGATTCTGGCCATGTCCATCATGCTGATCAGTTTCATCCTCCAACAAATCCCATATTTCCGGGACTATCAGAACTGGATGTTCACCTATCACCTGAATATCTGGATTTTGATCTTTGACCAGCACATCCCGTGGTGGCGCATTGGCCAATCCCTCAGCCTGCTGACAGCGTTTAACCTCACCTTCTTCATCATCGGCGCCTCCGTCTTTCATGTGCGCGACGTGAAATCGTAG
- a CDS encoding proton-conducting transporter membrane subunit, whose translation MTLSWIIVWAMVVCVAGAVLTAVLARARQLAGWVAFIVACAASSMILYAATQSLWHGPSHPVEIWVWKSMGFALRIAVDGLSAVFLILIGLVVPPALLYSIPYLEHYREHSVARYYPSLLLFVAGMIGLVTTTDAMFFFFVFWQVMTIPSFLLIRFEHHKPEHRRAAWKYMFMMQLACAITMIGALLIQVKGLPPGQAMLKYDFDVIREHLPALLQSNPATVAAAFLLFLIGFGIKAGMWPFGQMWLPDAHPAAPSPVSALLSGVMIKTGIYGLIRTFLWLTPQDALGACPLHVWGTAIATLGVITLVTGTVQALTQTQSKRLLAYSSIGQIGYILLGLGISLTLINSPLAGLAAVGLYGALMHTLNHGLFKSLLFLNAGSMLHATGTQDIGKIGGLMRYMPFTGVVTLIGSFCIAGVPLSNGFASKWNLYVSSLQAGSQAWFLPFFAVAAIMTSAVTLAVFIRFFGASFLSRTSQLVAERAAQTTSLEVPWTMRLPKLYLATLCIFLGLAPAAGFHLVQAALNSSRAGLGSILADAMPIIADYGTITGTNHAALLTPLATLAVLASMFLLVRFLSKLGGAVRRVSKPWLCGYALESEHNRYHAHNFYRELTRFLPWLGGRPAKPVPVSETAPLPNETPKGH comes from the coding sequence ATGACATTATCCTGGATCATTGTTTGGGCCATGGTGGTATGCGTGGCCGGAGCTGTCCTGACGGCAGTGCTGGCGCGTGCGCGCCAACTCGCCGGATGGGTGGCATTCATCGTCGCCTGCGCCGCCTCCAGCATGATTTTGTATGCCGCCACCCAGTCGCTCTGGCACGGGCCGTCGCACCCGGTGGAAATCTGGGTCTGGAAATCCATGGGCTTCGCCCTGCGCATCGCGGTGGATGGTTTGAGTGCGGTCTTTCTGATTTTGATCGGCCTGGTAGTGCCCCCTGCCCTGCTCTATTCCATTCCCTACCTGGAGCATTACCGCGAGCACAGCGTGGCGCGCTATTACCCCAGCCTACTGTTGTTTGTGGCGGGCATGATCGGCCTGGTCACCACCACCGATGCAATGTTCTTCTTTTTCGTCTTCTGGCAGGTGATGACCATCCCGTCGTTTCTGTTGATCCGCTTTGAACACCATAAGCCGGAACATCGCCGCGCCGCCTGGAAATACATGTTCATGATGCAACTGGCCTGTGCCATCACCATGATCGGCGCACTGCTCATCCAGGTCAAGGGGCTCCCGCCCGGGCAGGCGATGTTGAAGTATGATTTCGATGTCATCCGCGAGCACTTGCCGGCGTTGCTGCAATCCAACCCGGCCACCGTCGCTGCCGCATTCCTGCTGTTCCTGATCGGCTTCGGAATCAAAGCTGGCATGTGGCCGTTCGGGCAAATGTGGCTGCCGGATGCGCACCCCGCCGCGCCGTCGCCCGTGAGCGCCCTGCTCTCCGGGGTCATGATCAAGACCGGCATCTACGGCCTCATTCGGACGTTCCTGTGGCTCACCCCGCAAGACGCCTTGGGCGCTTGCCCACTACACGTTTGGGGTACGGCCATCGCCACGCTGGGTGTCATCACCCTGGTCACCGGCACGGTGCAAGCCCTGACGCAGACGCAATCCAAACGACTGCTGGCGTACAGCAGCATCGGGCAGATCGGCTACATCCTGCTGGGGTTGGGCATCAGCCTTACCCTGATCAATTCACCGCTTGCAGGGCTGGCCGCCGTGGGCCTGTACGGCGCGCTAATGCATACTCTCAACCACGGGTTATTCAAGAGCCTGCTGTTCCTGAACGCCGGTTCCATGCTGCATGCCACCGGCACCCAGGATATCGGCAAAATCGGCGGACTAATGCGTTACATGCCATTCACGGGCGTCGTGACACTGATCGGCTCGTTCTGCATCGCGGGCGTGCCGCTCTCCAACGGCTTCGCCAGCAAATGGAATCTGTATGTCTCCTCGCTTCAAGCCGGCAGCCAAGCTTGGTTCCTCCCCTTCTTCGCCGTCGCCGCCATCATGACCAGCGCGGTGACGCTGGCGGTCTTCATCCGGTTCTTCGGGGCCTCGTTCCTATCCCGCACGAGCCAACTGGTGGCCGAACGCGCGGCACAAACCACGTCGCTTGAAGTGCCTTGGACCATGCGCCTGCCGAAATTGTATCTGGCCACCCTCTGCATCTTCCTTGGGCTGGCGCCCGCCGCCGGGTTCCACCTGGTGCAGGCCGCGCTGAACAGCAGCCGGGCCGGTCTGGGCAGCATCCTGGCGGATGCCATGCCGATCATCGCCGATTACGGCACCATCACCGGCACCAATCACGCGGCCCTGTTGACACCGCTGGCCACGCTGGCGGTGCTGGCGTCCATGTTCCTCCTCGTGCGGTTCCTATCCAAGCTGGGCGGAGCGGTGCGGCGCGTGAGCAAACCGTGGCTGTGCGGTTACGCCCTGGAGTCCGAACACAACCGGTACCATGCGCACAATTTCTACCGTGAACTCACCCGGTTCCTGCCGTGGCTTGGCGGCCGGCCTGCCAAACCAGTTCCAGTCAGCGAAACTGCCCCGCTGCCGAACGAGACGCCGAAGGGGCACTGA
- a CDS encoding molybdopterin-dependent oxidoreductase → MAHKLTTCTFCGVGCGIYLETTGNRVTGVYPSMTHPSNRGRICVRGWNVHEVASSPDRLTHPMVRKNGKLEPVEWPEAIQFIVTRLNEIRKKHGPDALAFCNSPRCSNEESYLLQKLARSVIGTNNVEHGTGVYSNNSVDILLDMLGCPASTNSIGELAKSEVIIVDGVDLAQQMPTIGGWVIRAKLAGAKLIVIDARRHRLAELADHLLLIRPGNRVTLYGAMAKIILDRGLMDHQFIRHHCREFEAFASEAHQYDLLNAAEICGVPAELIEAAAVTYAKAKSAAILYSTGVEARGKNSVRSMINLALMTGNIGRPASGIFALTEHNNLQGVCDMGMLHDRLPGYQPVEDASARQRFEQLWKTPLPTTPGVEARRIMENAVDGKIKGLWLLRYDPVTTATFCDAAHALEKMELVVVQHLFETSTMRYAHVVLPVVAFGEEQITFTSTDRRIQMANKIIEPPSGPVPAWKQITEIAHALGADWGYQSAAEIMEEIGRAVPFYSGASHENLARDYGRQWPCTTDKPLGTTYLHEDGIPGKPFKFVPVPKPEDLGKAPPDYPMALIFGHALYYWHQNVLIKHSETLKRELRVLLLDYPDGFVEINDEDAKQLGIRDGAKIRVVGHRGAYATAARVTREVRTGTIVVPFFVKEIEKEVRGDAPTFNLGNLSRPFYVRLEKA, encoded by the coding sequence ATGGCCCATAAACTAACAACGTGTACGTTTTGCGGGGTGGGTTGCGGTATCTACCTCGAAACCACGGGAAATCGCGTCACCGGGGTGTACCCCAGCATGACGCATCCAAGCAACCGGGGACGCATCTGCGTGCGCGGTTGGAATGTCCATGAGGTTGCCAGTTCACCAGACCGGTTGACGCACCCAATGGTGCGCAAGAATGGCAAGCTCGAACCGGTGGAATGGCCGGAGGCCATCCAGTTCATCGTCACCCGCCTGAATGAGATTCGGAAGAAGCATGGACCGGATGCGCTGGCCTTCTGCAATTCACCGCGCTGTTCCAACGAGGAAAGCTACCTGCTGCAAAAGCTGGCGCGGTCCGTCATCGGCACCAACAACGTGGAGCATGGCACCGGGGTGTACAGCAATAATTCGGTGGATATCCTGCTGGATATGCTGGGCTGTCCGGCTTCCACCAACTCCATCGGCGAACTGGCCAAAAGCGAAGTCATCATCGTGGATGGTGTGGACCTCGCCCAGCAGATGCCCACGATTGGCGGCTGGGTGATTCGTGCCAAACTGGCCGGGGCCAAACTCATTGTCATTGATGCCCGGCGGCATCGCCTGGCCGAACTGGCAGATCATCTGCTGCTGATCCGGCCCGGCAACCGCGTGACGCTGTACGGCGCAATGGCCAAGATCATCCTGGATCGCGGCCTAATGGATCACCAGTTCATCCGGCATCATTGCCGGGAATTCGAGGCGTTTGCGAGCGAGGCACACCAATATGACCTGTTGAACGCGGCGGAGATTTGCGGCGTCCCGGCGGAATTGATCGAGGCGGCGGCGGTGACGTACGCCAAGGCCAAGAGCGCAGCCATCCTGTATTCCACCGGCGTGGAGGCGCGCGGCAAGAACAGCGTGCGCAGCATGATCAACCTGGCGCTGATGACCGGCAACATCGGGCGGCCGGCCTCGGGCATTTTTGCGCTGACGGAGCATAACAACCTGCAAGGCGTCTGCGACATGGGCATGTTGCATGATCGCCTGCCCGGTTACCAACCCGTGGAGGACGCCAGCGCCCGGCAGCGCTTCGAGCAACTCTGGAAAACGCCGTTGCCCACCACGCCGGGTGTGGAAGCCCGCCGCATCATGGAGAACGCGGTGGATGGCAAAATCAAGGGGCTCTGGCTGCTGCGGTACGACCCGGTGACGACCGCGACGTTTTGCGACGCGGCGCACGCCCTGGAAAAAATGGAACTGGTGGTCGTGCAGCACCTGTTCGAGACCAGCACGATGCGTTACGCGCATGTGGTGCTGCCGGTGGTGGCCTTCGGCGAAGAACAAATCACGTTCACCAGCACCGATCGCCGGATTCAGATGGCCAATAAGATCATCGAACCGCCCAGCGGGCCGGTGCCGGCCTGGAAACAGATCACCGAAATCGCACACGCGTTGGGTGCGGACTGGGGCTACCAATCCGCCGCTGAAATCATGGAAGAGATCGGACGGGCGGTGCCGTTTTACAGTGGCGCCTCGCATGAGAATCTGGCGCGGGATTACGGTCGCCAATGGCCCTGCACCACCGACAAACCACTCGGCACCACCTATCTGCACGAGGACGGCATCCCGGGCAAGCCGTTCAAGTTTGTGCCGGTGCCCAAGCCGGAAGATCTGGGCAAGGCACCGCCGGACTATCCCATGGCGCTAATCTTCGGCCACGCCCTGTATTACTGGCATCAGAACGTATTGATCAAGCACAGCGAAACACTCAAGCGCGAGTTGCGGGTGCTGCTGCTGGATTACCCGGATGGATTCGTGGAAATCAATGATGAGGATGCCAAGCAACTGGGGATCCGCGACGGCGCGAAAATCCGGGTGGTGGGGCACCGGGGCGCCTATGCCACGGCGGCGCGCGTCACGCGCGAGGTGCGCACGGGCACCATCGTGGTGCCGTTCTTCGTCAAAGAAATCGAAAAGGAAGTGCGCGGCGACGCCCCCACCTTCAACCTCGGAAATTTAAGCCGCCCGTTCTACGTGCGTTTGGAAAAGGCCTGA
- a CDS encoding FAD/NAD(P)-binding protein — protein sequence MTQNQNQYNIYEPKIAVLDRVVQEIDEVKTFFWHFKDAAEQEKFRKFRPGQFAQVSLFGTGEFPASLPPSPTEDEVFFTIRQVGSCTAALHALQPGDEFGVRGPYGNGFPMEQYYGRNLVFVAGGIGLIPLRSCIIYALKHREKYGKIQVFYGSKQPKDLMYQAMLQEWGKSNGCECHLTVDRGDATWKGNVGVVGSLFKKPGVQVPVENTTAFVCGPPIMFRFVIKDLLAMGFKETDIVSTLERYMKCGVGKCGHCCIGVAYVCVDGPVFTFEQIRQLGEDI from the coding sequence ATGACGCAAAACCAGAACCAGTATAATATTTACGAGCCCAAGATCGCGGTATTGGATCGCGTGGTGCAGGAGATTGACGAGGTCAAAACCTTCTTCTGGCACTTCAAGGACGCCGCCGAGCAGGAGAAATTCCGCAAGTTCCGTCCGGGCCAGTTTGCGCAGGTCTCCCTATTCGGCACCGGAGAATTTCCCGCGTCGCTGCCGCCCAGTCCCACGGAAGACGAGGTCTTTTTCACGATCCGACAGGTCGGCAGTTGCACTGCGGCGTTGCATGCACTCCAACCGGGAGACGAATTCGGCGTGCGTGGACCGTACGGCAACGGCTTCCCCATGGAACAGTATTACGGGCGCAACCTGGTTTTTGTGGCGGGTGGCATCGGGCTGATTCCGTTGCGTTCCTGCATCATCTACGCCCTAAAACACCGCGAAAAATACGGCAAGATCCAGGTCTTTTACGGTTCCAAGCAACCCAAAGACCTGATGTACCAGGCGATGTTGCAGGAATGGGGTAAATCCAATGGCTGCGAGTGCCACCTGACGGTGGATCGGGGCGATGCGACCTGGAAGGGCAACGTCGGCGTGGTCGGCAGCCTGTTCAAGAAACCGGGTGTGCAGGTACCCGTGGAAAACACCACTGCGTTTGTCTGCGGTCCGCCGATCATGTTCCGCTTTGTCATCAAGGATCTGCTGGCCATGGGCTTCAAGGAAACCGACATCGTCTCCACCTTGGAACGTTATATGAAATGCGGCGTGGGTAAATGCGGCCATTGCTGCATCGGGGTCGCGTACGTCTGCGTGGATGGGCCCGTGTTCACTTTCGAGCAAATCCGCCAGTTGGGTGAGGATATTTAA